tgaggagacaTGGCGGACACAATGGTTCCTGGTTTTTATgttttagtaaaataaataatcaaagatttGTTACTTGTTTTACCCGGTTTCCATCATTCTGAGTCCTCCTGACAGAAGACATCTCTGGGTTCTCTTTCCTTCTTCATGAAGTTgtggttcctcagagctgcaggactttagattaaaAAATGGACCTCAGTGAGTTAAAACCAAACTGCCACACTTAGTTCTTTTAGGTCTAATTCTCTGCACCTCATCCAGATCTTTGTTGATGAACCCATCATCACGTCCGCTGGATCCAACAGTTCATGAAGATTTGAGGAGCTCTTTGATCCTTTATGATGATAACTCAGACTGTTTCTTTGAAGCTGTTTATGATCTTTTGGTGGTTCTGCTGCTGACCTGGTTCTTCTCTCCTCAGTTCTGTGCTGCAGGTCTTTCCATCATGGCAGAGGGTTTGGACATGGAGGAGCTCCTCACGGCCTTCAAGAAGTTTGCCGTCCACGGAGACACGAAGGCGACGGGAAAAGAGCTGAATGGGAAGAACTGGGCCAAACTGTGCAAAGACTGTAAGATCGTGGATGGGAAGAACGTGACCAGCACCGATGTGGACATCGTCTTCTCCAAAGTCAAGTGAGTGTTCCTGCCTGACTGATGTGAACCTGAAGGTGTCACCTTCTCAAAGATCTCCCAAACCTTTGGCCTGTATGAATCTACAAGAATAGTTATTTGTAATGAACCAATGTTCTGATTCTTCTGGACCTCCAGCTCAGACTCTGACTTCTTCTTGGTGTTTCTGCAGACAGAAGTCGTCCCGGGTGGTCACCTACGAGGAGTTCGTCAGAGCTCTGGAGGAACTCGCTCCCAAAAGGTTCAAAAGCCAAAGCAAAGATGAGGCTCTGCAGTCCATGTTCAAGCTGGTGGAGGGTCGAGAACCCACCAATGCTGGCGTGACGGTGAGACCATGATGGCGGTAAAGAAAGTTCTGATGAGATGTTAACTCTGGTTCCATCTGACAGACTTAAGATCCTGAGAAGATCCAGAAATACAGCTTAAACTGCACAAAGACAACTTTCACTTTTTGAATAATGCAGTGTAGTAGGTGTAGTCAGACTGTTCTACAGCTGTTTTATCCAGTAGGtgtagtcagaccgttctacatCTGTTTTATCCAGTAGGtgcagtcagaccgttctacagCTGTTTTATCCAGTAGGtgtagtcagaccgttctacagCTGTTTTATCCAGTAGGtgtagtcagaccgttctacagCTCTGTTTTATCCAGTAGAtgtagtcagaccgttctacagCTGTTTTATCCAGTAGGtgcagtcagaccgttctacagttgttttatccagtaggtgtagtcagaccgttctactgTTGTTTTATCCAGTAGAtgtagtcagaccgttctacagCTGTTTTATCCAGTAGGtgtagtcagaccgttctaACAGCTGTTTTATCCAGTAGATGTAGTCAGATCGTTCTACAGCTGTTTTATCCAGTAGGTGCAGTCAGACgttctgcagttgttttatccagtagatgtagtcagaccgttctacagCTGTTTTATCCAGTAGGtgtagtcagaccgttctacagCTGTTTTATCCAGTAGGtgcagtcagaccgttctacagttgttttatccagtagatgtagtcagaccgttctacagCTGTTTTATCCAGTAGGTGTAGTCAGACGTTCTACAGCTCTGTTTATCCAGTAGGtgtagtcagaccgttctacagCTGTTTTATCCAGTAGGtgtagtcagaccgttctacatCTGTTTTATCCAGTAGATGTAGTCAGACTGTTCTACAGCTCTGTTTATCCAGTAGAtgtagtcagaccgttctacatCTGTTTTATCCAGTAGATGTAGTCAGACTGTTCTACAGCTGTTTTATCCAGTAGGTGTAGTCAGACTGTTCTACATCTGTTTTATCCAGTAGGtgtagtcagaccgttctacatCTGTTTTATCCAGTAGGtgtagtcagaccgttctacatCTGTTTTATCCAGTAGGtgtagtcagaccgttctacatCTGTTTTATCCAGTAGATGTAGTCAGACCGTTCTGCAGTTGTTTATCCAGTAGGTGTAGTCAGATCGTTCTACATCTGTTTTATCCAGTAGGtgtagtcagaccgttctacatCTGTTTTATCCAGTAGGtgtagtcagaccgttctacatCTGTTTTATCCAGTAGATGTAGTCAGACCgttctgcagttgttttatccagtAGGTGCAGTCAGACCGTTCTGCAGTTGTTTATCCAGTAGGTGCAGTCAGACCgttctgcagttgttttatccagtAGGTGTAGTCAGATCGTTCTACATCTGTTTATCCAGTAGGTGCAGTCAGACCgttctgcagttgttttatccagtagtgtagtcagaccgttctgcagttgttttatccagtAGGTGTAGTCAGATCgttctgcagttgttttatccagtAGGTGCAGTCAGACgttctgcagttgttttatccagtaggtgtagtcagaccgttctgcagttgttttatccagtaggtgcagtcagaccgttctgcagttgttttatccagtAGGTGCAGTCAGATCGTTCTACATCTGTTTTATCCAGTAGGTGTAGTCAGACTGTTCTACATCTGTTTTATCCAGTAGGTGTAGTCAGACCgttctgcagttgttttatccagtAGGTGTAGTCAGACTGTTCTACATCTGTTTTATCCAGTAGGtgtagtcagaccgttctacagCTGTTTATCCAGTAGAtgtagtcagaccgttctacagCTGTTTTATCCAGTAGATGTAGTCAGACTGTTCTACAGTTGTTTTATCCAGTAGGTGCAGTCAGACTGTTCTACAACTTCATGGACAAACGTCTGAACATGACCTGAACTTTGTGGGACCTCAGTGAGGTCAGCAGGTGCTGTTCCAGTTCAGACCGTTcaccttctttttttcttgtccttCATGTTTCCATCAGAAAATGTCGAAGACGGCGGCAGTGGACCGTCTCACCGATACGGCCCGATACACCGGATCCCACAAGGAGCGCTTCGATGAGAGCGGCAAGGGCCGAGGCCGCGAGGGCCGTGAGGAGATCGTGGAGAACACGGGATACGTGGGAGCATACCGGAACGCTGGGACGTACGATGCTAAGACCaaggagaaataaaggatgCAACGCCCCCTGCTGGGAGCTGACAACAACTACAGCTCTGATACAGCACTTAGTCTGGACCAAACCTGGAACCAGGACtcctctatgtgtgtgtgtgtgtgtgtgtgtgtgtgtgtgtgtgtgtgtgtgtgtgtgtgtgtgtgttaactgGACAAAGCTTTGTATTCAGCTGCACTCAGATCAGGTGAAACATGACCAGATGTTGTCATGTGATCAACACTTTGCAGTTCCATCAGCGCCCCCTTCAGGCTGCTGTGTTCATCACACACCTGGACAAAGGATGCACCATGATCAGAACCTATAGAATGTATTTACCCACTGGAAAGTTTTcaccttttattgtttttcaacactgaatcatggtGAGCTTCATCTGACTActggccaccaagacacctgtGACCTATGATTTATATAGCTCCAATACAGGTCAGATTTTCTCAAGGAGTTAGtcgcacggtggtggcagcatcatggtgtgagaACTAGAGTCTGGACCTGACAAGTTGTGCTGACTCAGGATCTCTGAGGAACCTGACAGCGGTTAACTAGATGTTCAGGCTGATGGAGACCAACAGGATCAAAGGTTCATCTACTGACTGGAAGGAGGAGAACACTGCTGGAACCACTGAttgatgttttatattttttattaggtGACGTGTCTTTGTAGAAGTAAGttgtcactttgacatgaaatcGTCTTTTCTGTAAATTCTTGTCCAGAAATGAAACTAAACTCTTGATGATTCAGTGTTGAAGCAATAAAAGTAACCTCTGAGGACTGAACACGTTCTATAGGAGCTGTCAGGAAACACATCCAGCCGCAGCTTCCTTTgctgtttgatttaaaaacagaactCTCCTGTTTTTAGAGAGAGTTTGTCTGATTTCTTGGATACACTGAgcttaaaactttatttaaaaaacactgaaaagttgGTTTGGTTAAACAGACAGCTGTAGGGCTGCACATTTACTGGAATATTAATACAAATAATTCATCTTTTCTCTTTAAATGAACACGATCAACTATGGATTTAAAATGCTTCAATCTGTTGTAGAAATCTCACCTGGTTCCAGGTGAATGTGACATCACAACTCATGGGACTGTTCAGAATAACATTGGTCACTGAGAAAGATCCATTAACAACCTTAAAAAATTCAAACTTAAGCCTGGCTCCTcctaattgttttgtttctgtgagtGTCATTTAGTTGTTCACTTTATCTCCCCCTCTTGTGTGATGTAAAGTAGAATATCCCTGgcattttcctctttgttgtagttttgtgtaaaattgcaaataaaattgattttaaaaaaaacattggtcactgagctgctgctgctagtgaggcatttagggaacatctggaaactgtAGCGTCGACTGGTgactgtgaggcatttagggaacatctgtaaccTATATTTCTGTAGATGAGCAGACTTTCAGGGAGAGATTTTGGTTCAGTTTAGTTCAAATTCAGCCTCCAGGAGATTCTCAGCATACAACTGAAGATGATCTCTGTATAAAAGTTTTGTCCGTGAAGCTGCAGCTCTGTCCAGATTTCTGAAATATTCACTCCAGAGAGGACGTTTGATAAAACAGTTCCTCTGTCTGTTGTTAGCCTGACCATTTAAATCTGATTAAAACTGTTACACCTTTATGAGAAACCTTCAGTCTGCCTTCTTATTTAACTTTACCTACATCTTCTGTCAGATCCATTCCAAACCCAGCTCCTGCATTCATCTGATGGAGGCGAACATCTGGTTTTCACTCTGTGTTGCAGACAGACTTTATATGTCAGTGAGAGTTTAAATATGATCCAGGACCAATTCACGTATAAATGTCTCCATAATCCAACCACAAAACAGGATATATtcctgaaaaacagaaactgaacagATGTTTGTGCCCCCTGCTGGTGTCTGAGGATATGACTTTCTGTATCAAACCCAGAATCTGCAGCGTTCTAAAACCTGAATTCTGGTtctttgtgtttatatatttgtCCACATTTCAGTTCTTCTCctgcagttattttaaacatgtGAAGCAACTTACTgaataagatttttaaaagtgttctgtgttctctgtgttctgcCTCCAGGAACCTTCTCAGTTCTTTACCTTCTTGTGGTATATATATTGCAGTATATTATACCGTAGTATAATATATTGCAGTATATTATATTGTAGTGTAATATGCTGTGGTATATATATTGTAATATACattcaacaaaatataaacCCAACACTTtagtttttgctcccattttttatgagatgaactaaaacatctaaaacttttttccacagacacaatatcaccattttctctcaaatattgttcacaaatctgtctaatctgtgatagtgagcacttctccttttcTGAAATAATCCATCCCACCCCACAGGTGTGCCATAACAAGATGCtgattaattcaattcaattcaattttatttatatagcgtcaattacagtcaaatcgtctcaagacgctttacagaccatatgcctgacccccagagcagcccaaaggcgacagtggcaggaaaacacccttttaacagggaagaaacctcgagcagaacccggctctatataggggggacccatctgcctgctggccgggggggtttgaagaaggacagaggagggcaagggggagggatgggagaagagggaggggtgggaaagcaaggaaacacaacacacatttggatacgtgcatgacaggatatgtgacacagacaaagtatagctaacattgaaaactgactcatagttactctgatgatgtacggctctgacattaaacatactccatatatagctagcagtaaaattcaaacagtatgtaagttagcataacagtatagtgaggcaatgcagagttgactggtggaaaaggggagttggaagcagagggctggaggaaggtcagcagcagcatcccacagtgggacatgatggagactggaccagctggtggaacatcaaccacagatctgaagcatccagctctgggaccagggacactgaGAAATAgccagggggaaacagagtgaatgtactgcaataacggtatacatattaaatgtaaaggtagatagagaagggctcagtgcgtcaagagaagtccccagcagcctataggcctatagcagcatgactagaggcagaacgaagggacgtccaagaggaagactccagctgaccccctcagggTCCCCCAGTCAGCCCTAATATAAGATCTCGTCAAAAGGAAcgtttaagcctggtcttaaaatagagagggtatctgcctccagaacccaaactgggagcaggttccacaggagaggagctgataactgaaggctctgcctcccattctacttttagaattctaggaacaacaagtaagcctgcagcttgagagccaagagttctactaggataataaggtactatcagatctttaagatatgatggagattggttattaagagctttatatgtcagaagaaggattttaaattctattctggaatttaacaggaagccagtgaagagaagcaagtataggggaaaatatgatctctttgctaactcctgtcagtactctggcagcagcgttttggatcaactgtagatgtttgagagagctatttggacaacccgataataaggaattgcaatagtcaagcctggaagtaacaaagcatgaactaattttctgcatcactctgagacagaatgttcctgatttttacaatattacgcaggtgaaaaaaggaagtcctacagacttgctttatgtgtgagttaaggacatgtcctggtcaaaaataactccaagattcctcacagtagtactggaggccaatgtgatgccatccagagtaactatttgctttgaaagcgagtttctaagatgtttggggccaaatacaatgacttcagttttgtctgaatttagcagtaggaagttaaaagtcatccaggttttaatgtccttaagacaatcttgcagtctagctaactgatcagtttcatctggcttcatagataaatacaattgtgtgtcatctgcataacaatggaagttaatacaatgcttcctaataatattgcctaaaggaagcatgtataatgtgaaaagtatcggtcctaagacagaaccctgaggaactccatgattaacttagtatgctcagaagagttattgttgacatgcacaaactggaacctatctgataagtaggatttaaaccagtccagtgctgtccctttaatgtcaattgaatgttctagacgctgtaataaaatgttgtggtcgattgtgtcaaacgctgcactaagatctaacaaaacaagtatagagactagtccattatctgatgctatgagaaggtcattagtaactttcaccagagctgtctctgtgctatgatgccactctgaagcctgactgaaacatttcaaacaaattattcctttgtaagtgttcacataattgatttgcaactgttctttccagaattttagagagaaatggtaggttggatatcggtctatagttagctaacacatctggatctaaagtgggctttttaagcaaaggtttgatgacagcaaccttaaaagcctgtggtacatagcctgttactagagagagattaatcagatctaacattgaagaattaattaaaggtaaaatctccttgaagagtctagttgggataggatctaaaagacatgttgatggtttggatgtagaaaactgatgaaattagttcagagagacatataggagtgaaagaattctaaagattcatcaggtctaacagccaattcaaaagcatctgtgacatttgtaagaagggccagattaatttatctctaatcataactattttatgtgtaaagaagctcatgaagtcgttactggttaaagctaaaggaatacaaggttcaacagagctctgactctttgtcagcctggctacagtgctaaagagcaaacctagggttgttcttgttctcatctattaaagatgaataataagttgtcctggcattacaaagagcttttttatagaattactagactatttttccaagccacataccacttcctctgaattagtggaataccactttctttcctgctttaaagtccgcagctggaattataccaagagcaagtcttctctgagatagaactttcttttttacaggtgcaacactatcaagagttgtacgcagtgaggctgaagcattattaaacataataatccacttctgtgggggtaaaataataataattgccttctgatttatcagtaaaatgttgctgaagtaaacagtgagggtattatttccttaaatttagatactgaattgtcagacaaacaccttctgtaatgatatttgttctcagctgctaaacaatcctttactttaaatttgaaatgttatcataaaatggtcagaaagaagagggttctggggaaatactgtaaCTCTtcatttctatgccataagtcaggacaaggtcaagagtgtgattaaaactatgagttggtttatttacatgttgagtctaataatgaattaaaagctgttgtaaggctgtcgctgtctacgtcaacatgaatgttaagtcacccacaataataactttgtctgaactgagcactaattcagataaaaatgtctgagaattgagataaaaactcagaataaggagcagggaggacgatatataacaacaaataaaactggtttctgagctttcaaagttggatgagagagactaagagtgagattttcaaatgagctgtaatcaggtttaggcctctggttcaattttaaactagaatggtaaattgctgctactcctcctcctcggcctgtgattccaggaatatgacagttaatatgactagggggagttcattcgtttaggctaacaaattcttcctgctgcaaccaggtttcagtcaaacagaacaaatca
This genomic interval from Acanthochromis polyacanthus isolate Apoly-LR-REF ecotype Palm Island chromosome 2, KAUST_Apoly_ChrSc, whole genome shotgun sequence contains the following:
- the tppp3 gene encoding tubulin polymerization-promoting protein family member 3, yielding MAEGLDMEELLTAFKKFAVHGDTKATGKELNGKNWAKLCKDCKIVDGKNVTSTDVDIVFSKVKQKSSRVVTYEEFVRALEELAPKRFKSQSKDEALQSMFKLVEGREPTNAGVTKMSKTAAVDRLTDTARYTGSHKERFDESGKGRGREGREEIVENTGYVGAYRNAGTYDAKTKEK